The proteins below come from a single Drosophila busckii strain San Diego stock center, stock number 13000-0081.31 chromosome X, ASM1175060v1, whole genome shotgun sequence genomic window:
- the LOC108605261 gene encoding plastin-1 isoform X2 produces the protein MATLNKFTKTLSNDEKTEIKEKFTELDANKDGFIDLHELKDALNQVGFKLAGYQVREMIDEFKSKQRTAHQGKLNLEEFETLCLDLKSKDVASTFKTVVSKKENLETLGGMSSISSEGTTHSVRLEEQLAFSDWINSNLGHDKDLQHLLPIDPEGKRLYLSIKDGILLCKIINHSCPDTIDERAINKKNLTVYREFENLTLALVSSQAIGCNIVNIDAHDLAKGKPHLVLGLLWQIIRIGLFSHITLDSCPGLAGLLFDNERLEDLMKMSPEAILLRWVNHHLERAGISRRCTNFQSDIVDSEIYSHLLKQIAGNEADVNLDALRESDLQQRAEIMLQQAAKLNCRSFLTPQDVVNGVYKLNLAFVANLFNNHPGLDKPEQIEGLESIEETREEKTYRNWMNSMGVAPHVNWLYSDLADGLVIFQLFDVIKPGIVNWSRVHKRFTPLRKFMEKLENCNYAVDLGKQLKFSLVGIAGQDLNDGNATLTLALIWQLMRAYTLSILSRLANTGNPIIEKEIVQWVNTRLSDAGKQSQLRNFNDHAIADGKIVIDLIDAIKEGSINYELVRTSGTEEDNLANAKYAISMARKIGARVYALPEDITEVKPKMVMTVFACMMALDYVPNMDSVDQNNHNNSN, from the exons atggcaacactaaacaaatttacaaaaaccTTATCCAATGATGAAAAGACCGAGATAAAAGAGAAATTCACAGAG TTGGATGCCAACAAGGATGGCTTCATTGATCTGCACGAGCTGAAGGATGCACTCAATCAGGTGGGCTTCAAGCTGGCCGGCTATCAGGTGCGCGAGATGATTGATGAGTTCAAGAGCAAACAGCGTACCGCACATCAGGGCAAACTGAACTTGGAGGAGTTTGAAACACTGTGCTTGGACCTCAAGTCCAAGGATGTGGCCAGCACATTCAAAACGGTTGTCTCCAAAAAGGAGAATCTGGAAACGTTGGGCGGCATGTCGAGCATATCCTCGGAGGGCACCACACACTCGGTGCGTCTCGAGGAGCAGCTGGCCTTCTCCGACTGGATCAACTCGAATCTGGGCCATGACAAGGATCTGCAGCACTTGCTGCCCATCGATCCAGAGGGCAAACGCCTCTATCTATCCATCAAGGATGGCATTTTGCTCTGCAAGATCATCAATCACTCCTGCCCCGACACCATCGATGAGCGCGCCATTAACAAGAAGAACCTAACGGTCTATCGTGAATTCGAAAATCTTACGCTGGCCCTCGTCAGCTCCCAGGCCATTGGCTGCAACATTGTCAATATCGATGCCCACGATCTGGCCAAGGGCAAGCCCCATTTGGTATTGGGTCTGCTATGGCAGATCATACGCATCGGTCTCTTCAGTCACATCACCCTGGACAGCTGTCCCGGCCTGGCCGGTCTGCTGTTCGACAACGAGCGCCTGGAGGATCTGATGAAGATGTCGCCGGAGGCCATTTTGCTGCGCTGGGTGAATCATCATCTGGAGCGTGCGGGCATCTCGCGTCGCTGCACCAACTTCCAGTCGGACATTGTCGACTCCGAGATCTACTCGCATCTGCTCAAGCAGATTGCCGGCAACGAGGCTGACGTCAATCTGGACGCCCTACGCGAATCCGACTTGCAACAGCGTGCCGAGATTATGTTGCAACAGGCGGCCAAACTCAATTGCCGCAGCTTCCTGACACCCCAGGATGTGGTCAATGGTGTCTACAAGCTGAACTTGGCGTTCGTTGCCAATCTGTTCAACAATCATCCCGGTCTGGACAAGCCCGAGCAGATTGAAGGACTCGAGTCCATTGAGGAGACGCGCGAAGAGAAAA CTTATCGCAACTGGATGAACTCCATGGGCGTGGCACCGCACGTCAACTGGCTGTACTCTGATCTGGCCGATGGTCTGGTCATCTTCCAGCTGTTCGATGTCATCAAGCCCGGCATTGTTAACTGGAGTCGTGTGCACAAGCGTTTCACGCCCTTGCGCAAGTTCATGGAGAAGTTGGAGAATTGCAATTACGCCGTCGATTTGGGCAAACAGCTCAAGTTCTCGCTGGTCGGCATTGCTGGGCAGGACTTGAACGATGGCAATGCTACGCTTACCTTGG cgcTCATCTGGCAGCTAATGAGAGCTTACACATTGTCCATACTCTCGCGTCTGGCCAACACCGGCAATCCCATTATTGAAAAGGAAATTGTGCAGTGGGTGAACACGCGTCTCTCCGATGCGGGCAAGCAGTCGCAGCTGCGCAACTTCAACGATCATGCCATAGCGGATGGCAAGATTGTTATTGATCTGATTGATGCCATCAAGGAGGGCAGCATTAACTACGAGCTGGTGCGCACCAGCGGCACTGAGGAG GATAATCTGGCCAATGCCAAATATGCCATATCGATGGCGCGCAAGATTGGCGCCCGCGTCTACGCCTTGCCCGAGGACATTACCGAGGTCAAGCCCAAAATGGTCATGACTGTCTTTGCCTGCATGATGGCCTTGGATTATGTGCCCAACATGGACAGTGTGGATCAGAATAATCACAATAACAGCAATTGA
- the LOC108605261 gene encoding plastin-1 isoform X1 yields MADILNIEQHENIEEFKQNLEEMLPNLDANKDGFIDLHELKDALNQVGFKLAGYQVREMIDEFKSKQRTAHQGKLNLEEFETLCLDLKSKDVASTFKTVVSKKENLETLGGMSSISSEGTTHSVRLEEQLAFSDWINSNLGHDKDLQHLLPIDPEGKRLYLSIKDGILLCKIINHSCPDTIDERAINKKNLTVYREFENLTLALVSSQAIGCNIVNIDAHDLAKGKPHLVLGLLWQIIRIGLFSHITLDSCPGLAGLLFDNERLEDLMKMSPEAILLRWVNHHLERAGISRRCTNFQSDIVDSEIYSHLLKQIAGNEADVNLDALRESDLQQRAEIMLQQAAKLNCRSFLTPQDVVNGVYKLNLAFVANLFNNHPGLDKPEQIEGLESIEETREEKTYRNWMNSMGVAPHVNWLYSDLADGLVIFQLFDVIKPGIVNWSRVHKRFTPLRKFMEKLENCNYAVDLGKQLKFSLVGIAGQDLNDGNATLTLALIWQLMRAYTLSILSRLANTGNPIIEKEIVQWVNTRLSDAGKQSQLRNFNDHAIADGKIVIDLIDAIKEGSINYELVRTSGTEEDNLANAKYAISMARKIGARVYALPEDITEVKPKMVMTVFACMMALDYVPNMDSVDQNNHNNSN; encoded by the exons atggccGATATACTCAACATTGAGCAACATGAAAACATTGAGgagtttaaacaaaacttgGAGGAGATGCTGCCTAAT TTGGATGCCAACAAGGATGGCTTCATTGATCTGCACGAGCTGAAGGATGCACTCAATCAGGTGGGCTTCAAGCTGGCCGGCTATCAGGTGCGCGAGATGATTGATGAGTTCAAGAGCAAACAGCGTACCGCACATCAGGGCAAACTGAACTTGGAGGAGTTTGAAACACTGTGCTTGGACCTCAAGTCCAAGGATGTGGCCAGCACATTCAAAACGGTTGTCTCCAAAAAGGAGAATCTGGAAACGTTGGGCGGCATGTCGAGCATATCCTCGGAGGGCACCACACACTCGGTGCGTCTCGAGGAGCAGCTGGCCTTCTCCGACTGGATCAACTCGAATCTGGGCCATGACAAGGATCTGCAGCACTTGCTGCCCATCGATCCAGAGGGCAAACGCCTCTATCTATCCATCAAGGATGGCATTTTGCTCTGCAAGATCATCAATCACTCCTGCCCCGACACCATCGATGAGCGCGCCATTAACAAGAAGAACCTAACGGTCTATCGTGAATTCGAAAATCTTACGCTGGCCCTCGTCAGCTCCCAGGCCATTGGCTGCAACATTGTCAATATCGATGCCCACGATCTGGCCAAGGGCAAGCCCCATTTGGTATTGGGTCTGCTATGGCAGATCATACGCATCGGTCTCTTCAGTCACATCACCCTGGACAGCTGTCCCGGCCTGGCCGGTCTGCTGTTCGACAACGAGCGCCTGGAGGATCTGATGAAGATGTCGCCGGAGGCCATTTTGCTGCGCTGGGTGAATCATCATCTGGAGCGTGCGGGCATCTCGCGTCGCTGCACCAACTTCCAGTCGGACATTGTCGACTCCGAGATCTACTCGCATCTGCTCAAGCAGATTGCCGGCAACGAGGCTGACGTCAATCTGGACGCCCTACGCGAATCCGACTTGCAACAGCGTGCCGAGATTATGTTGCAACAGGCGGCCAAACTCAATTGCCGCAGCTTCCTGACACCCCAGGATGTGGTCAATGGTGTCTACAAGCTGAACTTGGCGTTCGTTGCCAATCTGTTCAACAATCATCCCGGTCTGGACAAGCCCGAGCAGATTGAAGGACTCGAGTCCATTGAGGAGACGCGCGAAGAGAAAA CTTATCGCAACTGGATGAACTCCATGGGCGTGGCACCGCACGTCAACTGGCTGTACTCTGATCTGGCCGATGGTCTGGTCATCTTCCAGCTGTTCGATGTCATCAAGCCCGGCATTGTTAACTGGAGTCGTGTGCACAAGCGTTTCACGCCCTTGCGCAAGTTCATGGAGAAGTTGGAGAATTGCAATTACGCCGTCGATTTGGGCAAACAGCTCAAGTTCTCGCTGGTCGGCATTGCTGGGCAGGACTTGAACGATGGCAATGCTACGCTTACCTTGG cgcTCATCTGGCAGCTAATGAGAGCTTACACATTGTCCATACTCTCGCGTCTGGCCAACACCGGCAATCCCATTATTGAAAAGGAAATTGTGCAGTGGGTGAACACGCGTCTCTCCGATGCGGGCAAGCAGTCGCAGCTGCGCAACTTCAACGATCATGCCATAGCGGATGGCAAGATTGTTATTGATCTGATTGATGCCATCAAGGAGGGCAGCATTAACTACGAGCTGGTGCGCACCAGCGGCACTGAGGAG GATAATCTGGCCAATGCCAAATATGCCATATCGATGGCGCGCAAGATTGGCGCCCGCGTCTACGCCTTGCCCGAGGACATTACCGAGGTCAAGCCCAAAATGGTCATGACTGTCTTTGCCTGCATGATGGCCTTGGATTATGTGCCCAACATGGACAGTGTGGATCAGAATAATCACAATAACAGCAATTGA
- the LOC108605280 gene encoding RNA polymerase II degradation factor 1, with protein MLLLLLLLLLGAASGYDQSVNYWEALAPGKLLQRLDALTLTEMQPAEALAKPLSAPLATAQAKLDYEADVDVDDAEAEAEYEPDEAETDVNDEDISAQSAETEAEPQSGEDYERNYEQFVREYFDRTPQQDDDDGYDGSLETQAEASNVQQKQQQQKTPKQKQRCRSVRRHGQLCQICREPRNNEVSESCSYSMETQPEKYAYGMGSKYKRYRQQPELEHEPEQSDEQQHGERPQREAGSQCVRRVQAGSVCYDCQDNGGQQLRRCYDAAAEQRKSHKPRESQQTEHEREQRIYKRTISYSYASGSSPSSTTTTTTTTLAPSSTAAPRRKWAKKLRRPLATTTTSILPKN; from the coding sequence atgttgctgctgctgttgttgttgctgcttggcgctGCCAGCGGCTACGATCAGAGTGTTAACTACTGGGAGGCCCTGGCGCCtggcaagctgctgcagcgtctgGATGCGCTGACGCTAACTGAAATGCAGCCAGCGGAGGCGTTAGCCAAGCCACTGTCAGCACCGCTGGCTACAGCGCAGGCCAAGCTGGACTATGAGGCAGATGTCGATGTGGATGATGCTGAAGCAGAAGCTGAGTACGAGCCTGATGAAGCAGAGACAGATGTAAATGATGAGGATATTTCAGCGCAGTCGGCTGAGACTGAGGCTGAGCCACAGTCTGGCGAGGATTATGAGCGCAACTACGAGCAGTTTGTGCGTGAGTACTTTGATCGCACACCGCAGCAGGACGATGACGATGGCTACGATGGCAGTCTGGAGACGCAAGCCGAGGCCAGCAATGtgcaacagaagcagcagcagcaaaagacgccaaagcaaaagcagcgctgccgcagCGTGCGTCGCCATGGGCAGCTTTGTCAAATTTGCCGCGAGCCACGCAACAACGAAGTGTCCGAAAGCTGCAGCTACTCAATGGAAACACAGCCAGAGAAGTATGCCTATGGCATGGGCAGCAAATACAAGCGCTATCGCCAACAGCCCGAGCTGGAGCACGAGCCTGAGCAGagcgatgagcagcagcacggCGAGCGGCCACAACGCGAGGCTGGCAGCCAATGTGTGCGTCGAGTGCAGGCGGGCAGCGTCTGCTATGATTGCCAGGACAATGgcgggcagcagctgcgtcgctGCTATGATGCGGCCGCTGAGCAGCGCAAGTCGCACAAGCCACGCGAGTCGCAGCAGACGGAGCATGAGCGCGAGCAGCGCATCTATAAGCGCACCATTAGCTATAGCTATGCTAGTGGCAGCAGTCCCAGctcaacgacaacgacaactacAACCACGTTGGCGCCATCGTCTACAGCAGCGCCACGTCGCAAATGGGCCAAAAAGCTGCGCAGGccgctggcaacaacaacaacaagcatctTGCCTAAGAATTGA
- the LOC108605288 gene encoding receptor-binding cancer antigen expressed on SiSo cells yields MVLQQIKLLLLGIITLCRRALCCFSRRRKLSHSAGDQLQAVTIGGDFATTTARAAATANGRERDWNSWDDSPRTVEEHIEQYRQRMAQPATPPKEEPEPDFFSELTPVIKPQPKYYLNDATGATAAPTDFTRLQATDMVPISANPDLEDWVDDNAGGWEELDTSQTKQIIRDKRRELRTQRQPAAKPSMPSIGAQRIGDQHQHQQQHQQQQRLA; encoded by the exons ATGGTgctacaacaaattaaactgctgctgctgggcattaTAACGCTCTGCCGGCGTGCGCTTTGCTGCTTCTCAAGACGCCGCAAACTAAGCCACAGCGCTGGCGACCAACTGCAGGCCGTGACAATAGGCGGCGATTTTGCCACCACAACAGCCAgagcggcggcaacagcgaATGGCAGAGAGCGTGACTGGAATAGCTGGGACGACAGTCCACGTACTGTGGAGGAGCACATAGAACAGTATCGCCAGCGCATGGCGCAACCAGCCACGCCGCCCAAAGAGGAGCCCGAACCGGACTTTTTCAGC GAGCTGACACCTGTTATAAAGCCGCAGCCAAAATATTATCTCAACGATGCCACAGGCGCAACAGCGGCGCCCACAGACTTTACACGACTGCAAGCAACCGATATGGTGCCCATTAGCGCCAAT ccTGATCTAGAAGACTGGGTGGATGACAATGCCGGCGGCTGGGAGGAGCTGGATACCTCACAGACCAAACAGATTATACGCGATAAGCGACGCGAATTGCGAACTCAGCGTCAGCCGGCAGCTAAGCCCAGTATGCCCAGCATAGGCGCTCAGCGCATTGGCGACCAGCatcaacaccaacagcagcatcagcagcagcagcgtctggcGTAG
- the LOC108605269 gene encoding monocarboxylate transporter 7: MTAKRSRSRSYQLVAPDGGWGILVCIGMALPFISALAALPSFGLVFGDFLKSIGAETSAIAIITSTFFCAMSFAGLFSGSLFRRYGLRPVGLVGGALYTLGTGAQLFANSTLQLTLAFSLLQGTGFGLMVPTSYTSFNNYFVKNRVMWMSFAQTLIGLGSMLYPIVMQKLMAWYGFRGCLLILTGINAHAVLGMLLMHPVEWHMRRVPLPEEAQPMQSAVVVHVQPETPLKPIAELDFSAAPKPAIALDSLPVSHFGSRRVSRQEEHVLKLISSRASSITSLGNWSGPVVVSDASPQMLHSLQASRRHSVVSGSAAAAPVSNGGQGVVAPLEHKRSLCGAIVDFLDLTLLKKPIYVNIVLGITFALYSDISFFTIQPSYLFELGYSKVQTANVIAIGAAADLISRIFLAVTAVFIQVPSRYIYLGGALFTVFARFAFNDITDFVGMASITAVMGFLRTWIHVPLPLVFADYLSKERYASGYGLFMFIQGNAMFIIGPIVGYIRDRTQNYLLVFNILNIFMILCAVPWILELLYVKFRRRNKLERNNVCEQQNGTAVAH; the protein is encoded by the exons ATGACAGCAAAGCGCAGCAGGAGCAGAAGCTACCAACTGGTGGCACCCGATGGCGGCTGGGGCATCTTGGTGTGCATAGGCATGGCGCTGCCCTTT ATCAGCGCTTTGGCTGCGCTGCCATCCTTTGGACTCGTGTTCGGTGATTTCCTGAAGAGCATTGGCGCCGAGACGAGCGCCATTGCAATCATAACCAGCACCTTCTTCTGCGCCATGAGCTTTGCTGGGCTCTTCTCGGGCTCGCTCTTTCGACGCTACGGCCTGCGTCCGGTGGGCCTGGTGGGTGGCGCTCTCTACACTTTGGGCACGGGCGCGCAGCTGTTTGCCAACTCGACACTGCAGCTGACCTTGGCCTTTAGCCTGCTGCAGGGCACGGGCTTTGGACTGATGGTGCCCACCAGCTACACTTCGTTCAACAACTACTTTGTCAAGAATCGCGTCATGTGGATGAGCTTTGCCCAGACGCTCATTGGCCTGGGCTCCATGCTGTATCCGATTGTGATGCAGAAGCTGATGGCCTGGTACGGATTTCGTGGCTGTTTGCTCATACTGACGGGCATCAATGCGCATGCAGTGCTGGGCATGCTGCTGATGCATCCGGTGGAGTGGCATATGCGTCGCGTGCCGCTGCCGGAGGAGGCGCAGCCCATGCAGTCTGCCGTGGTGGTGCATGTGCAGCCGGAGACGCCGCTCAAGCCCATAGCAGAGCTGGACTTTAGTGCTGCTCCCAAGCCTGCAATTGCGCTAGACTCGTTGCCTGTTTCGCATTTCGGTTCACGGCGTGTCTCGCGCCAGGAGGAGCATGTGCTTAAGCTTATTTCCAGTCGTGCCTCCAGCATTACCAGCCTGGGCAACTGGTCGGGACCGGTGGTGGTTAGCGATGCGTCGCCACAAATGCTCCACAGCCTGCAGGCTTCGCGACGCCATTCTGTTgtcagcggcagcgctgccgcaGCGCCAGTCAGCAATGGTGGCCAGGGAGTCGTGGCGCCGCTTGAGCACAAGCGCAGCTTATGCGGCGCCATTGTGGACTTCTTGGATCTGACGCTGCTCAAGAAGCCAATCTATGTTAACATAGTGCTCGGCATTACGTTTGCACTCTACTCGGACATATCCTTCTTTACCATACAGCCATCGTATCTGTTTGAATTGGGTTACAGCAAg GTGCAAACGGCAAATGTTATTGCcattggagctgctgcagatTTGATATCTCGAATTTTTCTAGCCGTGACTGCAGTTTTTATACAAGTGCCTTCacgctatatttatttaggtGGCGCACTTTTCACGGTCTTTGCTAGATTTG CATTTAATGATATAACTGATTTTGTGGGCATGGCCAGCATAACGGCCGTTATGGGTTTCCTACGCACTTGGATACAtgtgcctttgcctttggttTTTGCCGATTACTTATCGAAAGAGCG ctATGCCAGTGGCTATggcttgtttatgtttatacaaGGCAATGCTATGTTTATAATCGGACCTATTGTGGGCTATATACGCGATCGCACGCAAAACTATTTGCTTGTCTTTAacatattaaacattttcatgATTTTGTGTGCTGTCCCCTGGATCCTGGAGCTGTTGTATGTAAAGTTTCGACGTCGCAACAAGCTCGAACGTAATAATGTATGTGAGCAGCAAAATGGCACTGCAGTAGCACattaa